The following proteins are co-located in the Streptomyces sp. NBC_01198 genome:
- a CDS encoding tyrosine-type recombinase/integrase: MAPRKPNMESSIYLGGDGWWHGRVTMGVKSDGSPDRRHRRARTETEIKRKVKELEALRDKGRAPKAGRKPTVAQWMETYLTDIASLKLKPRSLDDYWSKTRNDIIPGVGQHRLDKLAPEHLEHMYRALLDAGHAPSHVLKVHRILSRALKIAHRRRMIVENVATLVDPPSTDETEANPFTIEEAKAFLAAAAKRPTFLRWVIGVGMGFRQGECLGLRWPYVDLEAELFHPQWQLQRLTWRHGCTNPHACGERLHRFDACPPDCARHKAYTRGCPKPCPKTCRKHASACPERKEGGLVFTRPKTKKSRNAVPIPPPFIPYLREHKLQQDAAKAAAGEAWQGLDAVFTRPDGRPLDPRQDYGEFKEILVEAGIDDRRLYDGSRHTAGTILNELGVDIVTIMEILRHTQISQTRRYVKGRSHLSKAAMDRMGNTFLPPAVAPTETRTETADTKAARSRQRRRVR; the protein is encoded by the coding sequence ATGGCACCCCGCAAACCCAACATGGAATCGTCCATCTACCTCGGTGGCGACGGCTGGTGGCACGGCCGCGTCACCATGGGAGTCAAGAGCGACGGTAGCCCCGACCGGCGCCACCGCAGGGCCAGGACCGAGACCGAAATCAAGCGCAAGGTCAAGGAACTCGAAGCCCTACGCGACAAAGGACGCGCCCCCAAAGCGGGCCGCAAGCCAACCGTCGCGCAGTGGATGGAGACCTACCTCACCGACATCGCCAGCCTGAAACTCAAGCCCCGCTCCCTGGACGACTACTGGTCCAAGACCCGCAACGACATCATCCCGGGAGTAGGCCAGCACCGCCTCGACAAGCTCGCCCCCGAGCACCTTGAGCACATGTACCGCGCACTGCTCGACGCCGGACACGCCCCCTCGCACGTACTCAAGGTGCACCGCATCCTGTCGCGCGCGCTGAAAATCGCGCACCGCCGAAGGATGATCGTGGAGAACGTCGCCACCCTCGTGGATCCGCCTTCCACCGACGAGACCGAGGCGAACCCCTTCACCATCGAAGAGGCGAAAGCCTTCCTCGCAGCAGCCGCCAAGCGACCCACCTTCCTCCGCTGGGTGATCGGGGTCGGCATGGGATTCCGGCAGGGGGAATGCCTCGGTCTCCGGTGGCCGTACGTCGATCTCGAAGCCGAGTTGTTCCACCCGCAATGGCAGCTCCAGCGGCTCACGTGGCGACATGGCTGCACGAACCCCCACGCCTGCGGTGAGCGGCTCCACCGGTTCGACGCGTGCCCGCCGGACTGTGCGCGGCACAAGGCCTACACGCGAGGGTGCCCCAAGCCCTGCCCGAAGACGTGCCGGAAGCACGCGAGCGCATGCCCGGAGCGAAAGGAAGGGGGATTGGTCTTCACCCGCCCCAAGACGAAAAAGAGTCGCAATGCGGTGCCCATCCCGCCGCCGTTCATCCCCTACCTACGGGAGCACAAGCTCCAGCAGGACGCGGCAAAGGCAGCCGCCGGGGAAGCCTGGCAGGGGCTCGACGCGGTATTCACCCGGCCGGACGGCCGCCCGCTGGACCCGCGCCAGGACTACGGGGAGTTCAAGGAGATCCTTGTCGAAGCGGGCATCGATGACCGCCGCCTGTACGACGGGAGCAGGCACACGGCCGGCACGATCCTGAACGAGCTGGGCGTCGACATCGTGACCATCATGGAGATCCTGCGGCACACACAGATCAGCCAGACCCGCCGCTACGTCAAGGGCCGGTCGCACCTCAGCAAGGCCGCCATGGACAGGATGGGCAACACTTTCCTGCCCCCGGCGGTGGCCCCTACTGAGACCAGAACTGAGACCGCCGACACCAAAGCGGCCCGCTCCCGCCAGCGGCGCCGCGTCCGCTGA
- a CDS encoding ABC transporter ATP-binding protein, which yields MATVTFDKATRIYPGGDKPAVDGLDIEVGDGEFLVLVGPSGCGKSTSLRMLAGLEDVNAGSIRIGERDVTHLPPKDRDIAMVFQNYALYPHMTVADNMGFALKIAGVNKAEIRKRVEEAAKILDLTEYLARKPKALSGGQRQRVAMGRAIVREPQVFLMDEPLSNLDAKLRVQTRTQIASLQRRLGVTTVYVTHDQVEAMTMGDRVAVLKDGLLQQVDSPRNMYDKPANLFVAGFIGSPAMNLIEVPIVDGGVKFGNALVNVERDAVQAAADKGDQTVTVGVRPEHFDIVSGESDAKSLSKDAPAGLAVTVNVVEELGADGYVYGSAKVGDEDKDVVIRVGGRDIPEKGSVLHVVPRGGETHVFATSSGERLSD from the coding sequence ATGGCTACAGTCACGTTCGACAAGGCGACCCGGATCTACCCGGGTGGCGACAAGCCCGCGGTGGACGGGCTCGACATCGAGGTCGGGGACGGCGAGTTCCTGGTACTGGTCGGGCCTTCGGGTTGCGGCAAGTCGACCTCGCTCCGGATGCTCGCGGGGCTCGAGGACGTCAACGCCGGTTCCATCCGGATCGGCGAGCGGGATGTCACGCACCTGCCGCCGAAGGACCGGGACATCGCGATGGTGTTCCAGAACTACGCGCTGTACCCGCACATGACGGTCGCCGACAACATGGGCTTCGCGCTCAAGATCGCCGGCGTCAACAAGGCGGAGATCCGCAAGCGGGTCGAGGAAGCCGCGAAGATCCTGGACCTGACCGAGTACCTGGCACGTAAGCCGAAGGCGCTCTCCGGTGGTCAGCGGCAGCGTGTCGCGATGGGCCGCGCGATCGTCCGGGAGCCGCAGGTCTTCCTCATGGACGAGCCGCTGTCGAACCTCGACGCGAAGCTGCGCGTGCAGACCCGTACGCAGATCGCCAGTCTGCAGCGCCGACTGGGCGTCACCACCGTCTACGTCACCCACGACCAGGTCGAGGCCATGACGATGGGCGACCGCGTGGCGGTGCTCAAGGACGGTCTGCTGCAGCAGGTCGACAGCCCGCGCAACATGTACGACAAGCCGGCCAACCTGTTCGTGGCGGGCTTCATCGGCTCCCCCGCGATGAACCTCATCGAGGTCCCGATCGTGGACGGCGGCGTGAAGTTCGGCAACGCGCTGGTCAACGTCGAGCGTGACGCGGTGCAGGCGGCGGCCGACAAGGGCGACCAAACGGTCACCGTCGGTGTCCGTCCCGAGCACTTCGACATCGTCAGCGGCGAGAGCGACGCCAAGTCGCTGTCGAAGGACGCCCCAGCGGGCCTGGCCGTGACCGTCAACGTGGTCGAGGAGCTGGGCGCGGACGGCTACGTCTACGGCTCGGCGAAGGTCGGCGACGAGGACAAGGACGTGGTCATCCGCGTCGGCGGCCGCGACATCCCGGAGAAGGGCTCCGTGCTGCACGTGGTGCCGCGCGGCGGCGAGACCCACGTGTTCGCCACGTCCTCCGGCGAGCGCCTCAGCGACTGA